GCACACTCTCAAAATAGAAACAACGGCAATGCAATTAGGTCTTGGAAGGTTTTATTGTAtctttatgtaaaataaaaagacagcaACAATACCTATGACACTGTGTATCCAAGCTTAAGTGATGGGGAAGTCAAGTGTATTTTCCAGTAAAGTTACTGAGGTTTCAGGTACCCAAGGAGCACAGGATAGGTGGTACCTATATGCTTCTGGTTGTAGTGGTGGCAAACAATCTCCACATCATACAAACTGAACTGGACTTTGACACGCTCATTTGGAGAGGTGAGGAAACAGAGGGTGTAGAGGGCAAACTCGAACTCGGGACTGACGCCGATGAAGATGCTGCCCTTGGGCTTTATACCGTTCTTCCAGCTAAACTGCAGTGCCAGGATGTGTTTGTTCTCATCAGGCTGCGATAGGGAGAAAATGGAGAAGTCGGTTAGGCAGGGAGAAACAAGCTGGATTGTTTGGCACAGACATTTTTGGCAGGAGAGAAGAAGCAGGAAAGAAACGACCGATGTGAGAAACAGACAAATATGGCtttataaagaatttaaaaacgTCACGGGAAAAGTTCCTGTTGAAAAGAAGGAAAGGTGGGAAATTTAAAAGTTTCTTAATCAgcctcatattttttttcctctgggaAACAAGTAATCTAATtagatttttaaatatgtgaaaacagCTCTAACACGTACCCTCCTACTTACAGTATAATGTGAtacaaatacagtaccagtgaaaATATATTCTTTGCCACAGTTTTAATTAAAGCCAGAAACTCTTAAGAACAGCGTACCTGGGGTGAATTTGCATTGACACTGTAGCCTTTGTAATCAATATGGCCCAGCTTCTCTTGTAAGTACAGCTGGATCCAGTTGTGAAAACCAATAACAGTCCTCCCTCCCCTCGTCTCTCCAACAAACACGTGTTCAAACCCAGAAGAGTCTGGCCTGAAGGGAGACAAAAAGGACAACATCAAACCACAGATACTTTTgcttacagttgtggtcaaaagtttcCATACACTTCATCATggacatgaatgtcatggtaatttggggtttttaaTGATATCTTTGAATTGTTCCTttcccagggtggaatgattatacagcaaaagtttgaatttattttggattcaTACGGgctcaaatatatgcatacactcacttaaatatttttaacaagtgGTGCTGGAGGACCTacagtgtcttttaacttgacaactgccgattccaagatcatcagttcaagtggagcctatcccagccgccacagggcgagaggcagggtacaccccggacaggacagacaaccattcacgctcacattcacacctgtgggcatgtccttggactgtgggaggaagccagagtgtGCAGACAGAACCCATGTAGACATGGGGAggccatgcaaactccacacagaaaggccccaaacATTTGCATAAGCAATTGATAAGGGTgagtaactaaaaaaaaaaatcatatttaatcTGTACCACCCCAGTGTAAGTGTCCCAGCCTGACCACAACCCAGGAAAATCATCTGGCTCCACAGCTGGTTTAGGGTAGAACACTAATCTCATCTGTGCTACTGGGACACCATGTGacatttagtttctgttttaatgCTGAACATGTtgcaaacaatttttttttttccatatggAAACTCGTGCTCACACTGATGCTGAACGTATGCGCCACACGGAGCCAGTTTGTCAAAGTATTTACCGTCACAGTGCTGAATTCCACTGGTGAAGTTACACTTAGGTGCTGAGCCAGATTCCACCCACCTGCTGGATCCTCTCCTCGCATAAAGTTCAAACCAGATCCTGTACAGCTGCTCCTTGAATGCCGTCTCATCCTCAGGTGAAAGGTGCTTCTCGACCAGGTATTTATGGGCTATCTAAAAATATGAGAAACTCATTGCAAAAATGCTTGTAGCTCTCACAGCAGGGTGGTTCAAGGGATGAGAGCCCCAGTTGGTCCAGATAAGGATCGAAATATCTCAACAATTAATTAGTCCCCAGAGGATAAATCCCAATAATTTAGTGATCCTCTGACTTTATCTCTTTCACCACTAGTGAAATTGGAACAAAATTCCACAGACAATGAATGCTACTACAGTTAAATTTGAGTCCAGCCCCTTCCTCAGGTcccatttttatttgttcaatATTTTTGGTTCATGTCATAgaaaaccaataaaaaaaaaatttcatcctCAGCAGTACTTTGAGCAAATCATAGAGCTAACCTATGATTTTGTTCATGATCACACGCCTTTATAGGTACCTTCATGGTGGGAGTCTGAATGATGGAGTCCAGGAACTTGTGGTTCTCTGCCACTTCCTCAGGGGTTACAATTTCTGGCTCACCGGTGTCACTCTCATAGTTATCCAGCAGGGAGATAAAGGCTGCAAAAACAAGCAGAGGCACATTTCAGTGGAGTAGTGTGGAACGCATTATTACATAATGTTTAGGGCCGCCAAGCCCCAGAAACACAGGGATGTTGACAATTACAGTACAAAGACATTAAGTAAAGCTGAAACAGTAGAATGCCtcaaaatagaaagaaacatgcctttgtttgttttttttaatgagaaagCAGCCTTAGAGTGAACTCTGAGTGGATACAGTCTGTTACATAACTCAGTTCCCTCTACAAGTGTACAGTGCAAGGACACTGCTCTCTCTTAATCTGTGAAACaatcataataaaataataataaataataaaaacaagtgagaattgttaaaacaaaaacaaaaaagctaaaGTTAAATTAAGGCAACACAAAAAGTCTGTACCTACAACCCCACCCCTTCCCCTTGTGCCTCTTACCTAAAAAAGTCTcctttttgaaaatgttctCATCAACAAATGTAAACAGTGGATATCCTGCCCCATCGTTGTTGTCATTGATGCTCATGCTGTCTCCAGCTTTTCCCTGCAACAGGAAGAGTCTAACTTTgacttgtgcaaaaaaaaaaaagggaaaaaaaagtgctttcagTTTTATCCATCAAATCTTGGCATACAGTTCAGGAAATGCCCTTCGTGTACGCTTCCAGtgatatatttgcttttactCACAAAATTGGGAAAACAGCCTACAATAAAATCCCACCTCCATGAATTTCCATGGTTTCTATCACAAAGATTTAACCTTTACCTTTTCAGTAGGTCTCTAGGTTTCTAAGTTTTGACTTTTTATACTGAAGTGGCAAAGCGTATATAAACTCACTCAGAGATGAAGGTTTAACCTCCATTTGCAGGAGAAGAACACTGCCTGTTTTGAGTTATAATGGAAACTGTCAGATTTCATTATAAATTTCCCAGAACTCCCTCTGCaccaagggcagaggccctgacCCTATCTCCTACCTGCAGAGAGATCCTGTAGTCTTTTCCAGGCTGAAGTCTGTTGATATCATTGTCCCATAGCTCCTGCACCATGGCTGACAGCTCTCTGTCGCTCTCAATCATGATATGACTGCTCGCAGATGTGCCGTGGATACTCTCTTTCCGGTACGTGCTTCTGACAGGAGAGGTTCAGAGGCGGACAAAGCCATAAAACAGACCGACTTGTGTAAGAATTCAAAGCACAACGAAACAGAAaagtatatgtatgtattttcaGAGGCCGAAATGCCAGTTTGTCAATTTGTGTATGTGAAGCATCAGATGAAGCAATTATATGTGATGATCAGTTGTATATCAAATGTACTTCAGAAATAGTTTCAGGTTAGTATGTCAAAATTACAACTTAATTCAGCTCAGAGCTGGAAACAAAGTTCCATTCGTTTATGAGGAAGCCAACAGGGGTGAGAGTTTTAATGAAATGGCTCATCAATAATCGGAAATATTGTGGCCTATAGATGATTATAAATTGAAATGGTTGCTTAAATTTTGGGtgcatttaatgatttttttctttatgcaaATCAGAATTTGTAATGATTTCCATATAGTTACGAGGTCCATTTTTTTAGTCagtgatttattcatttttgtaaCTGGCATGAATATATTAACTTTagtttagttgttttttgtttgttttcttacagaaaaaaaaaaacacatgaaaaattgCAGTTGTAAAATTCCACTTCTTAGATCCATCTGACAGTGATTCACAGCTCCCCTAAAGTGACACAGCATTGTAAAAACATAACAGCTTCAGTTGCCAAGCAGAGATTATCCATTTAGCCTAATGCtactgcacacacactgcattcaACAAACATGGCTGACATACAGCCACACATTTATGACAATGAGCTCGGAGAACTTCAGTGTTACCATCCAAACCTTGGCTGCATCCCATCAGCCACCACATCAAAATCCACTGACCTTCTCCTCTACCTGTCGTCCTGCTTTAGGATCAGTGATTTTAGGGTTAGTGAAGAGTCTCAGTGTTGGTCAGGTGCTGCTGGCGCAGGTGTATTTAGAGGCATAGTAATAGTCCAGCCAGTTAGTCAATCAGTGGGTGTGGAGAGAGGGGAGGCATGGGCTGGGGGAGTGAACAGAGACCACGAGGCAGGGGATGGGACAGGACAGGAGAGAGGGGCCATTTTAAAGGGTTATCCCCTGTCAGCAACTCTGACCAAAGGGATCACACTATGTTGACGTCTCTTTTCAGTCTCACGCTAAAACGTGGGCTCTTTGTTTCTTTAGAATTTCAttgtttctctgtctgtcaCAGCATAACCTCTGGATTAAAGGGTAAATATGGGTCATATTTCAGGTAATAAGATTTTGTTAATCATTACAGCTGACTTAAACCTCTACAAAGAACCAAGATCTTGTAAAAGAAACATATTTTTTGGTGCACAATACAATTCATAGTAGCTGTACAACTGTAAAAAGGAGAGTAAAAACAAGTAgcgtattttgtgtgtgtgtgtatatatgtatatatatatacatatatacatacatatatatatatattggacTGTGcctggcatatatatatatatatatatatatatatatgccaggCACAGTCCAAAATATTAACATGGACTAAATCTCAAAATTctggttgaaattttgagatacccAAGTCAAAAATTTGAGTTATTGAGTCAAGGGTTAGTGTCTCAAATTTCTAAGTAGGTCAACATTTCGAGATACCCAAGTCAAAATTTGTAGTCATTAAGTTGAAATATTGAGTTATTATCTCAAAACCTTTGACTGAGTAATTCAAAAATTTGAGTCACTTATGAGTAACTGTACTattcagttaaattcaattttatatatacagcaggtttttaccttacaatataaagcaccttgaggcaactgtttattgtgatttgcacaataaacagttgcctcaaggtgctttatattgtaaggtaaaaaccctacaatgattacagagaaaatccaacaatcaaacaaccccctatgagcagcacttggcaacagtgggaaggaaaaactcccttctaacaggaagaaacctccagcagaaccaggctcaggggggggcagtcatctgccacgccCAGTGTGGGGTGAAGGGatggagacaagacaaaagacacaatgagccagagattaataataactaatgattaaatgcagagtgatgtataaccagagtaaaaagagcagcctaggcctatagcagcataactaaggggtggttcagggtcacttgatccagccctaactataagctttatcgaaaaggaaagttttaagcctaatcttaaaaatagagagggtgtctgtctcccaaatccaagctgggagctggttccacagatgagggacctgaaagctgaaggctctgcctcccattctactcttaagtatccgaggaaccacaagtaagccagcagtctgagagcgaagtgctctgttgatATACTATcaacatttatgtttttatgaagGTTATGGTAGCAACCAAGAGGACTCCTAGCAACACAAGTGACACTGGTTAGAGAGACACCATTTTGTGTTTCCCATGTCTTTTATCTGCTCATCAAATAGCTTCATAAGACCATAGGTACCGCATGTCCTCATTGCTTCTGTTGTTAATAAATTgagaactaaagagaaaattTAGTTTAACAAAATATAGTTTATCTTTAAGATAAATTCTAGGATTGATCACTGAGTTATACCTTCTttgaaatttttctttttccaaacaTGAAAGAAACACCATGCACAGAAATCTTCACTTACTTTAATcaagtatatttttatttttacttcctgGTGTGCCTTGGGGTTTTGTGTCTGCTACACTTTATTATTGCAGCTGCATAAAATGCAAAGAATATATTTGCTATTACTTTCTATCAAACTTTAAAGATCCCGACAGGAAGATAAACATCTCGATTAGTAATGTAGTCATGTGTAACAGTGTGTTTGCTAACAAAAAAAGttccatttttttctgactCAGGTCTTTCAGTCTAGAAAGTAGCCTTTTGTaactgaattactttttttcccTTACATAATTCAGAATTATGTTTGTGGGGTTCTAATTCAGGTGTTCAATCTGTGGGACTCTGCTTCAGTCTAGAGCAGGTGTGGGTAATATTTTCTTTCCAAAGAGCTGCTTTAGCCTAACCACTTTATGGTAAGAGTGTAGACGGTTGCTGCTCATCTGTACCAGAAACCTGATTTATGCAACACACgtgtaaaaaaaacagctttttcagACCTTTTTGTGGAAACAAGTAAAAAAAGATATAACTTTCATTTAAATATGACATTGTTGTTGACGTGAAATgtcatttaaaattcatttacCACCAACACTGGCAGGAAAATGATTCCTTTTACACAAtagcagttattaaaaaaaaaaaagtataaaagattAAGTTAGCTTTTGGATCTGAAGTGAAGCCAACACAACCACAAAGGGGGTGACACCTGTGGTTGCAAGCAGACTTTCAGTACTGTGCCATCTATGGGAAAATGACTTTAGTGAGCACTGGGCGGATGAGCTTATGGGGTCAATATCCAATTTCAGGTCATAACATTAAGTccattttgtatattttggtCATCTGAAGTGTCAGAAAGGAGCCATCCagctgtgtaggttctcagtcatccaggtcacggTAGTCTCGAGTGTTTGAAAACAACTGGACTGTTTTAGGGTTGTGAAGACGTTTCTCCTCTCATCTAAACATCTTCACAAACCGAAATAAGTCCAGTGGGTTTTTCAAGCAGTCAGAAAAGAACTTGTGATTGACAGTATTACTCAATAATTGTATAGTTTCATAGTTAAATCCATCCTTTGCTTGTCACATTAGAAGATGGTGGCTGCAAAAATACTTGAGATTTCACAAACCAGTGTGTAACACACCGCAGTGTCGATGTCCATCTCTTTTACTGTCAGTGCACTTTTCCTGCAATAGTGACGGATCATATGTAGTTCTATGATACACTGCAACAATCATCAACAGTGTATCACAAGGAATCGAACTAAAGTGACAGTTTTCATTAAACTACTGACAACAATATGCCAATTttctgtaaggtaaagaccctacaataattacagagaaaacccaacaatcaaaacaaccccctataagcaacctccggcagaaccaggctcggggaggggcagCCGTTTTCCGTGAGTGGTTGGGAGTGTGCAGAGAGGTAAGAATTATGCTGGCACCAAGATGAATGATACATGAAAGACACAACATGTTAAATAAGAATATTTACTTTGAGGAACAGTAAGTTGAATCCATTTAACAGGATCCTCAactcatttatttaaacatgagATGTAAAGTGACAGTGGGCCTGCATTGACATTAAGGTAAATCCACATGCAATTGTAGGGAACAgcaggttgtctttttcttttttttttttgcaaatcatTCCGTGCTGAAAAGGAACAGATTTGCTGCAGGTTTCAATTCAGAACAGAACTGTTTGCATCAGATTTTCCCTTTCACtcaaacatgaaaaagaaaaattaataaatttttGGACCTGAGGACATAAACTATGGCCTCAATTTGACACCAATTATTGGCAACATTATGGAGTAAATTGATTCAAATATACTGTAGTTACAGAGTTAGGATATTATTTCTCACACCACAACCGCTGAATGAACCCAAAGTAACACATACCCTAATCATCAACCATCAAAGAACTGATTCTCAAAAATATCTAGAACACTTTCCTCCATTATTTcattctatccatccatccatccatccatgggattttttttaaaaaaaatcccaaaaaccAATCTAATGAAAGAATTACTTTTAACCTGCTTGACTTTATATTATGATAAATCTAAACTTACATTCAAGAAAAAGTATAACTACAGAGTAGGCTCTGTAAATAGCACACCGTGTCTCAGGAAGGCGTGGGGAGTTCCCCATAATGCCTAGAACGAAAGCAAAGAGCAACATCCAGTTTTGAAATTATGTGTGTGCCACATCTCTGGGTTTGCCTCCATTTCTTTCAAGCTTTatctttgttgtatttgttaGATCACAAAGTTCACGTGaagtttgggggaaaaaaaaaaaaaaaaaaaaaaaaaaaaaactttttcatgcCATACCTCTGATTTATGACAATCAGAGATTAGATCGTTAATATGCCATGCATAATGACAAAGTGGGTCAAATGCAGTCCTAGTTTTCCTTGTAACACTGGAAAGGCAGAAAAAGGAACTGGAATTTAGCAAACTGAGCTCAGTTGGTGGCGCCACTAGTAACTCCTGACTATTTTTGCAGGACAGAACCAAACTAATATTTTAATGTCACCCTTAGCCAAAGTTATGACAGCTGCCTCTTGCTCCACTTCTTGAATATTCCAATACATGATACGTCAGATCTACTGAAACAATTTTGTCCCAGACATCCGAGACACATGACCATAttcagaaaaacagaacataaCAGTGCCATTGTAGGGTTATGGTCTCTGTAGGGGCACTATTGTGCCAATGCAGGCATAGTGTAGTCACAGATGAAGCGGTGGCTACGTGAGAGATAAAGTGCGTTCAAACTGAGTGTACGGCAGTGAAGCACTGCACAGTGTCAGTCCTCCTCGTCACTCCAAAAGGCATCTTCTTCATCGAGATCTACACCGAGGAAAAGCCTGCAACAAGCAAGAAAAGATGCATTCAAACAATACATAATGCATATAAATGAGTCTGACATGggggtgttaaaaaaaagaaatacaatcaCTTACTGGTTGTAACAGGGTGAATGTGGGTTGTTAAAGTGACTGTATGGGTTGACTTTGCTGAGGATGCCCAGGCACAGCCAACAGAAGTACTGCTTACAAGACGTGCAGGTCATCTTGTTACAGCCATCCACTTTCTAGATAGACACAGAAACAACGTGTTAGGAGAGGACACATCAACAGCAACTGGGATAACCTGGAACtgaatgtaatatttttttagagacagaacagaaaaaaattatgacatacgaagcctcagtcacacaggcctaaagaCCAGTTGGCGACCTCCTTGCAACCCGGTTAGCGAGTGGTTGCTTGAAGTTGCcgggtgaaatcagttgcaaagaagGTGCTACATCAAAAACTTCCTCGTGATTGCCTTAGTTGCTAGAAGATTCTCCCATGGAAGACTTCACTGAGTTCTCTTACAAATCTCTTACACTGAGCAGTAACGAAAATACCacgcaacacaaactggaaatggagactgtttgcctttaaagtacaagttgcatttttttttttttaaatgagtacTCCCCCAACTGATCCAGGAATAAGCATATtttctctaggcctgtgtgactgaggacCAGCACAACATGTTTTAAGGAGCACTTTAGTATCTAAACATTTAAGCCATTAGGCTATTTCTGAATGCGGGTTGCAGACCATCTGATGACattaataatgtaaataaacagGTTTAAATTTAATACTGGCATCAATTAACACTGAACCTTGATGCTCAGGTCAAAGCCTGTTCTGCTTTACTGTTACCAACAGGGAAAGCCTAACCTGTATATTGGTTCCACAGCGGGGGCAGCATTTGCAGTTCTCACTGAGCCAGTCTCTGCTAAAGGACTCCTCTACTGCTTTCTGGATCACCCTTTTACCATAGCGTTGCTCCATGAACTTTTGCCCCGCAGCTGTAGCTGACAGGTATTCATCCCTCAGGTTGCGCAGTTCCTCTGtggcaaaaagaaacacacacacggaaaCAACACTGGTTTGAACGTGAAGACTTATTATTGGAATCATCTCTAAACACAAATATCTTCCTATCAATATGCAGAATCTGGAAGAAAGGGAGAAATTTTCTGATATAGAAAGCTTTGTGGTTTCCACTACAAAATCTGTGGACCAAGTTAATTAAACAATCAGATTTGCTTCTTAACTGAAGTTTTAGTGATATTTAGAGCTGCAACAATTAGTAAAATAGTTAATGGCGAATTTGTCAATAATAGTCGTTTTtttattaggtttttttttttttaacggagtgagacgtcttcctgtccatctatctctggcgagcttcagACATGCAAGCATTCAGCGCCATGTTTAGTCATGGTGGTTACTGGCgaaactgtgccaactttgttttacagggaagaaaaagtactatatatatatatatatatattaatggttggaaaaatggaccgttaaatttatatcagcagcaaacctgattaaaatttttgaatcaagtatccatcttctgtgtgtttactaccacattttaaataaccttatgctaaatgtaaaagctgatagctaaagtgccatttcataattatgtgattcataatccgattagtcgactaatcgtttcaatagtcgatgactaatcgactatcaaaatagtcattAGTGATATTACCTGCAGGGAATTTACAGTGGGAGACACCATGATACCCCAGCTTGCACAGTGTGCAAAAAGCATACTGGCATGCTGAGCAAATGCCCATGGTTGTGTCTGGCTCCATCATTACAGCGGTGCCACAGGACTGACGGGGACAGTAGACCACATCAGCCATAAGGTCCAAACTGGACTGAAGCAGCAAACGGTCGTATCTGGCAAACAACTTCTCGTCCACCAGCTGTTTCACCTGAAACATGAAGGTAGATGGGAAAAGAAAGCAGGGTAATCACCAGTGTGGGAAAACCTGATAAAATAAGTTGAACTTGATTAACTTCAGAAACACAAATACCTGTGACGGTGTAGCTAAAGAAGTACATTTGGGCTCAGGGCAGTTAAGGCACTGAACATTACCATCTCGTATTTGGATCTGGAAGTATTCAGTCATACAGGCCTTGCAGTAGACATGTTGGCACTCCTTAAAGCAGAGACAGTTAGAGCCCAGCTTCTCCACAAAGCAGATTCCACAGCAGAACACCTTGCTGTCGAACACCCTTTGCCGCTGCGCCTCGTCAAAGTCCAGGAGCTGAGGTAGGAGATCGGCACGTGGGTCCATCAAAAGGACACCCCTCGGATCTAGCTGAGATGATGATGAAAACTTCTGTTCAGACTTGTCC
The window above is part of the Archocentrus centrarchus isolate MPI-CPG fArcCen1 chromosome 14, fArcCen1, whole genome shotgun sequence genome. Proteins encoded here:
- the endou2 gene encoding uridylate-specific endoribonuclease B produces the protein MIESDRELSAMVQELWDNDINRLQPGKDYRISLQGKAGDSMSINDNNDGAGYPLFTFVDENIFKKETFLAFISLLDNYESDTGEPEIVTPEEVAENHKFLDSIIQTPTMKIAHKYLVEKHLSPEDETAFKEQLYRIWFELYARRGSSRPDSSGFEHVFVGETRGGRTVIGFHNWIQLYLQEKLGHIDYKGYSVNANSPQPDENKHILALQFSWKNGIKPKGSIFIGVSPEFEFALYTLCFLTSPNERVKVQFSLYDVEIVCHHYNQKHIGTTYPVLLGYLKPQ
- the rnf14 gene encoding E3 ubiquitin-protein ligase RNF14 — encoded protein: MSEDKEAQEDELLALASIYDEEEFHRAESAQGGEIQLCLELPPDFKVVVKGEKKTEYNVCFLPPLVLNFEIPADYPSASPPLFTLSCKWMTRAQMSSLCRRLDELWEENQGCVILFTWIQFLKEEALDFLGIQSPLEIIRGGSKAALVQFGGHPEKAEEKKKEVMKDKSEQKFSSSSQLDPRGVLLMDPRADLLPQLLDFDEAQRQRVFDSKVFCCGICFVEKLGSNCLCFKECQHVYCKACMTEYFQIQIRDGNVQCLNCPEPKCTSLATPSQVKQLVDEKLFARYDRLLLQSSLDLMADVVYCPRQSCGTAVMMEPDTTMGICSACQYAFCTLCKLGYHGVSHCKFPAEELRNLRDEYLSATAAGQKFMEQRYGKRVIQKAVEESFSRDWLSENCKCCPRCGTNIQKVDGCNKMTCTSCKQYFCWLCLGILSKVNPYSHFNNPHSPCYNQLFLGVDLDEEDAFWSDEED